GCTGTTACAAGATCAAACTCAACAGAACTCTCTTTTACTGGATGATGATTCTATTGGTCAATTACTGAGCAGTAAAAAAATTTATAATGCCTATCATGATTTGGCTGAACAGATTTATGAGCTAATGGGCTTTCAATTAGAACAGTCATCAGCGTTTCAGTATTCTTTATTACAGCGCATTCTGGAACAGGGTCGCTTGCCAGTTTACATCTCTAAAGCTGAAAGCATCAATAGTACTGAATCAACCCAACCGCTATTCGATCATACCCAAATGGCACTGACGCCAATCACCGAGGCTGATGCATTAGAGTCAGTTGATCAGCTTGATTTTCTAGATGAACTTTATTTGTCCCCGCCTGTTGGAGCAGAAGCTGATCCTTCTTTTATAAATGATTGCTTTGTCGCTACGCCACTTCCGACAACTTCGCTGCTGTCAGTTAATTCGACCACAAATATCGACGCAAAGAATACAGACCACAATCAGAATAATGCCTCAGGAAAACCAAATCATGAGGTGAAAATGGTGAAAAAAATGCCTCATTTTCAGATACCCAATGCGCGTGTTGGGCAAGACTATCAAGCCCGTATCCAAATGCAATATCCAGTCAAAGAGGACGTGCTGATTTGCTCTGAATCGATCAAAATTCCGGACGACTTAGGCATCGTATTTGATGATGAAGCACAACAATTACAGGGCATACCGCTACAAGCAGGTGAATTTAAACTGGCATTTCAGTATAAAAATAACGAAGCCACACAAGCATGGTCTTCGGGTGAGGTGACCTTTATTATTACTGCTGACCCGCGTAGTTTGTGGCAGGTCAATGAGCCTGATATCCATGCGCCTTATCAGAAAGCACATAGTGACCATCAACTGATTCAGACTGAGTATTTTAACCTTGCTGCCTGTAGCCAGCGCGGGCGCTCACATGAACACGCAGGTACTTTCCGTGATGATGACTTTCTGATTACTCAAGTTGCAGAGACCGATTGGTCAGTGTTGATTGTTGCAGACGGTGCTGGCAGTGCCAGTTATTCTCGACAAGGTTCTTTACTTGCGGTGCAAAGTGCAGCCAAAACGCTGACGGATTACCTCGAACAGCATCATCCGCATCTGGATCGCTTATTACAGCAATGGCAAGTTGGCAGTGATGATGAAATGACTAAGTCTGTTGCGCAGAAAATCTATAAAGATTTTCACGATACTTTCTATAAAACAGCCCAAGTGGCCATTGAGGCCATTGAGCAGGAAGCCGAGTTAAAGCAGGTTGCAGCCAAGGCGTATGCCACGACTTTATTGGTGGCTGTGGTTAAACAATGCGAGCAAAAAACCTTTATTAGTACCTTTTGGATGGGCGATGGCGCGATTGTTGTATATGCCAAAGATAAAGTACGTTTAATGGGCAAACCAGATGGTGGCGAGTTTGCTGGGCAAACCCGTTTCTTAGACCGCAGTTTTGCACAGCAGTTTGCTAGTCGGGTCAATATTGGCTATTACGATGAT
This genomic stretch from Acinetobacter sp. C32I harbors:
- a CDS encoding PP2C family serine/threonine-protein phosphatase; amino-acid sequence: MSQTLTPDVQTVFLNTLKQLLQDQTQQNSLLLDDDSIGQLLSSKKIYNAYHDLAEQIYELMGFQLEQSSAFQYSLLQRILEQGRLPVYISKAESINSTESTQPLFDHTQMALTPITEADALESVDQLDFLDELYLSPPVGAEADPSFINDCFVATPLPTTSLLSVNSTTNIDAKNTDHNQNNASGKPNHEVKMVKKMPHFQIPNARVGQDYQARIQMQYPVKEDVLICSESIKIPDDLGIVFDDEAQQLQGIPLQAGEFKLAFQYKNNEATQAWSSGEVTFIITADPRSLWQVNEPDIHAPYQKAHSDHQLIQTEYFNLAACSQRGRSHEHAGTFRDDDFLITQVAETDWSVLIVADGAGSASYSRQGSLLAVQSAAKTLTDYLEQHHPHLDRLLQQWQVGSDDEMTKSVAQKIYKDFHDTFYKTAQVAIEAIEQEAELKQVAAKAYATTLLVAVVKQCEQKTFISTFWMGDGAIVVYAKDKVRLMGKPDGGEFAGQTRFLDRSFAQQFASRVNIGYYDDCEAVILMTDGISDPRFETDAGLANHEKWQALWQEIEPQLQQPHPDQALLEWSKFFSAGHHDDRTLAILWNKPVSVDVEGLAHD